The following nucleotide sequence is from Pygocentrus nattereri isolate fPygNat1 chromosome 25, fPygNat1.pri, whole genome shotgun sequence.
AGGCGGAGGAGAGGCGCTGCCGTTCTTCCTGTATGTGGCCTTCCACGACCCGCACCGCTGCGGCCATTCGCAGCCCCAGTACGGAGCGTTTTGTGAGAAATTCGGGAATGGCGAGAGCAGAATGGGAAGAATTCCAGACTGGAAGCCGCAGTACTACACGCCGGACCAGGTGAAGGTACTGAATTTGAAATACTCTGTACCAGTGATATTGACTGACCCACACCTATTTGGTACcacttcttcttattattattattattacatatgacTATGATCTGCTGTTTTTGCTATGCGTTCAGTTTACGTTACAGAATTATtgccatgtaattacacaatgaCATCACCACAcagttacattaaaaaaaatcagttcttAGAAATCGGAGTCTGTTCGTCTGACTTGGGGCACCTAAGTAGTGCAACTGGTGTCTACCATCATCAAACTCGAGTCCCGATTAAATATCTCCTCCATACGAACAGAAATAAGGAATGGGTTGAACGTTTAGAGCTGTGAATAAGAAATAATTCAACTGTAAGTACAGGGTTTCATGGATAAACAGTATAAAACTGGAGACACTGAAGGAGTTATGATGGAGGTTGTGCTTTATGATCATCGGTTTGATTGCATGTGTTTTGTGAAGTTGTGACGTTTTCTGAAGTTTTATCCTCAGATGTTTGGATGTTCTCTCAGGTGCCGCACTTTGTCCCCGACACTCCAGCCTCCAGAGCAGATATAGCAGCCCAGTACACCACCGTCAGCAGACTCGACCAAGGTGAGGCTTGAGTATCTAtgcaggctccgcccacaaatgcataACCGAGCAGTAGTGAAAATCCCATTGAGTCTAATGCAGAATATGTTCCGTACAGGAAACTGACGTAAATATGACAATTTCAAGGTTCAATATCTAGAACCACGGAACTGTGCAGTGATATAATGAGCCTATACCTGAAAAagttgcttgtgtttttttttttttttttgttttttttttttggggggggggcaattTGACAGCAGCTTAGTAACACCTTAGttaccacctgggataccatagcaacagcctagcaacgcCTTAGCCACCACCTGGGATGACATAACAACTACTTAGGAATACCTTAACAACCTCCTGGGATGACACAGCAACAGCTTAGCGACCACCTCagataccatggcaacagctgAGTAACACTTTAACATCCACTTGGGATGACATCGCAACAgcttagaaacaccttagccACCGCCTGGGATATACCGTAGCCATACctaagcaacaccttagcatccacctgggatgccaaagcaacagcctagcaacaccttgacATCCCCCTAAGATGACATAACAACAGCTTAGCGACCACCTCAAATACTGTGGCAACAGCTGAGTGACACTTTAACATCCACTTGGGATGACATCGAacagcctagaaacaccttagccaccgactgggataccatagcaatacctaagcaacatcttagcaactacctggatatcatagcaacagcctagcaacaccttagccaccacctgggataccatagcaccagtctagcaacaccttagtcaccacctaggataccatagcaacagcctagcaacactttagcaaccatctgggataccatagcaataccTAAGCAGCACCTTAGCATTCACCTGTGATGACATAGtgacagcctagcaacaccttagtcaccacctgggatagcatagcaacagcctagcaacaacttagcaacacCGTCACAACCACCTCGGATACCATAGAAACAACATGATATTACAGCATAAACCTCAAATACAGTCAGTGATGTCTTTGAACTGCTTCTGTGTTTTAAGCGTTATTCTCTGACTCACTCAAGCCAACTTGTTCACAAACTTCTTTCTGGCCTGAGCCTGTTGTTCTCCTCCTGCTCCAGGTGTTGGCCTGGTGCTGCAGGAGCTGAGGGACGCAGGCTTTGAGAACGAGACGCTGGTGATCTACAGCTCTGATAACGGAGTTCCTTTTCCCAACGGACGCACCAACCTGTACGGCTCCGGCGTGGCTGAGCCCATGCTGGTGTCCTCCCCTGAACACAGGCAGCGCTGGGGGCAGAGCAGCCAGGCCTACGTCAGCCTGCTGGgtgagaaacacagacacagcagccAGCAGGGAGGGACGTTTCTGCCTTTTACTACTTTAATATCCACGTTTATTACCAAAACTGTCCAAATCTCCTGAAGAGAAGATATTATATagtattacaataaaaaaatctctGGCGTTTGCATGTGTATTGCTAGCATAAACATTGTTCCAAATTTACCATTCCAAAAAAATCGGGACGCTgtataaaatgtgaataaatgtaaatagagacggaatgcaatgatttgcatatttaatagatccatattttattcacaatagaacacagaTCACATATCAGATactgaaagtgagacattttgccatttcatgaaaaatgctatctaatttagaacttgatggcagcagtGCATCTcaagaaagttgggacaggaccacatctaccattgtgtagcatcccctcttgTTTTATCAACAGTCTGTAAacgtctgggaagtgaggagttGCTGGAGTTCTGGGacaggaatgttgtcccatccTTGTCTGATGCAGGATTCTAACTGCTCAGTTTTGGGTCTTCTTTGCCGGATTTTCCGTTTcatgatgcgccaaatgttttctgttggtgaaaggtctggactgcaggcggccagttcagcacccggactcttctttggcccagagaagatggcagcgtttctggatggTGTTGACGTGGCTTCTTCTATGCAGGATACAGCTTTAACCTGCGTTTCTGGATTGCACGGCGAACTATGACCACAGCCAGTaatttctggaagtgtttctgagcccatgcagtgacttccagtacagaatcaggcttgttttcaatgcagtgccgtctgagggtcTGAAGACCACGACCATCCAATACTGGCCTTCAGCCTCGTCCCTTGCGTACAGGaacttctccagattctctgaatctgctGAGGATATTATGCGCTGTAGATGGTGGGACGTCCAAAGTCTTCAcaattttatgttgaggaacattTGTCTGAAgttattccacaatttttagacgcagtttttcacagattggtgaacctctgcccatctttgcttctgagagactctaaaatgctctttttatacccagtcatgtgaaTTATctgcaaattgctcctccagctgttttattagtaccacttctccggccttttgttgcccctgtcccgacttttttgagatggattgctgccatcaagttctatatgagttaatatttttcatgaaatggtaaaacatctcactttcagcatctgacgtgtgttctgtgttctataGTGAATGAATGAGATTTATAAATCAtcgcattcagtttttattcacgtTTATTCACATTTCACACAGCTTCCCAACTTTGGTGGAGTTGGGGTTGTAGTTTTAGAGCAgctacttttgtacttttttgttgGAAAGCTGCTTTTATTTGCTCTGCAGTCATTATTTTACCAGAGTAACGTCAGGCTTACTGCAGAATAGGTTTAGACTGCGCCACCTACCCCggtaaattactcagtaactactgtgcAGTGAATATTTAAGTAATGTAATTATGGAGTTACAGCAGGAAAAACATCGTTTCTGCATGCTGTTCCTTTTTTGCATGTAACCTTTGCATCCAATAACATTTATACCTTTCAGACAATAATGATGTAATGATTACAGGAGGAGGAACTTCAATGTAGCTCGTCTGATTTAACTTCATGACAAAGAATGTCATATTTTGCTGCTATATCTGACCACAAGGTGGTGCCAGTTGCTTAGTTTGAGTGGCCAGAGTCGTACTGGAGCAATCATGCATTTAGTATTCAggagtctgtttgtctgttaaCAGAACAGTTTAGCAAAAAATCCACATCATACAAAGTAcatacctaaatcatcacacacttgtcCAAGGGGAATCCCACCCATCTTTCAAAATTTGTGCCTAATCCATTGATTTGAGTGATAAACATAGTGGAaacagagtgatttggtgtgaaatggatcagttgtctttacagtgctggtgatgggaaccaggggtcgccatgactacaacacagacataGACACTATCCAGAACcgccagagaacccacacgagtctgtATACATTCATATATGGAATGTTGCCATTATataacaatgtctcaggcattgtgaccattcataaccattccatGTAGGGaccttctgtgaggagcttttagagggggacgtctggttcccatcaccaccactgtgaacagttctgactcggtaagtttctctagaacagagcgtttcacaccaaaccactctgaacggctctgtttacatcttaaacatttagttatgcagatatttagaaaaataggtggagttcccctttaagactgCAGCTATTGCTTGGACTGATCTCTAAGTAAGGAACAATAcaaggcaaccaatcagaacagagctcatttacataccaGTCTTAGGCCTTATCCACACACATGGATGATGCTATTCATTCATTGCTATTTCTTCCTCTATTCCAGACATCACTCCCACCATCCTGGACTGGTTCTCGGTGCCGTACCCCTCCTACAGGCTGAGCGGACGATCCCCGGTGCAGCTTACCGGACGCTCCCTCCTCCCCGCTCTGTCCTCAGAGCCGTCCTGGAACACGGCCTTCTCCAGCCAGAACCTCCACGAGGCCACCATGTACTACCCCATGCGTTCGGTCCATCAGGGCCGCTACCGGCTGCTCCACAACCTGCACTACCGCATGCCTTTCCCCATCGACCAGGACCTGTACGTCTCGCCCACTTTCCAGGACCTGCTGAACCGCACCCAGGCACAACGGCCCACCGGCTGGTTCAAGACCCTCAGGGAGTACTACTACAGGGAGCGCTGGGAGCTGTTCGACACGCTCTCCGACCCCAGGGAGGAGAAGAACTTGGCCCTGGACTCTGCTTACAGTGCCATACTGGAGGGCTTGAGGGAGCAGCTGCTGAAGTGGCAGTGGCTGACCGAGGACCCATGGGTTTGCGAGCCGGACGCAGTGCTCGAAGCCAAACTGGAGCCGCAGTGCAGGCCACTGTATAACGACCTTTAGCGGCCCGCCATCCAGCAGGGTACATATGAGAATTCGGATATGCATGATGGTTTAATGTGCATAtctgatgtgtgtatatataatcactgctgtcggaaggaAACCTCCCTAAAATGGtatttttacaggagaaggaaaaaaaccttcttttaatgtaagtcaatggaagcagatgtcattttgggttgtttcttttggtccattcatcatgaaatttacacacaatgtaaagggtaacaggtgcttatatatatatatatatatatatatatatatatatatatatatatatatacatacacacacacacacacacacacacacacacacacgcagtgctggtcaaatttcatattttgttgattttccaagcgacgataatgttaataataatctTCTACAAGAATTCTGCAaatttttgtgcacaatttatatttatttgggtTTTAACTTATTGGAAAGCTTAAAACTTGGGTTCTGATTCTTTTCCGCTCCAGGGCTCACTTGTTAATATCCTGAAAGCAAAGCGGCacacaggaaaaataaaatcaacattttaagtacaagttcctttttcttttaattttcagTTAAGAATTCAGAATTGGGTTTTGGGTCATATTGAGTTCACAGAAACCAAAATTTGAAGATTAAAAAACAGAAACGTTTGGAAAAAGTTCCTCGATGCCTTTGGAGTCGCAGTCCTtcgcatttttatttttaaattaaaagacatTGAGGAGTGTTTTTGTGCCTCATTTGAAACAGTCAGTCTTGTGGATTTGCAGCATCACAATCAAAGCAACATTGCTAAACCTTAATATCTGCTTTTTTATGG
It contains:
- the sgsh gene encoding N-sulphoglucosamine sulphohydrolase, with product MQVSPGWTVLLFLVCCCGGVAVGSKRNALLIIADDAGFETEVYNNTVVRTPHLTALAQRSVIFQNAFAAVSSCSPSRSTILTGLPQHQNGMYGLHQGVHHFNSFDGVRSLPLLLKQANIHTGIIGKKHVGPGPVYPFDFAYTEENSSVLQVGRNITRIKLLVRKFLDGQKEAERGGGEALPFFLYVAFHDPHRCGHSQPQYGAFCEKFGNGESRMGRIPDWKPQYYTPDQVKVPHFVPDTPASRADIAAQYTTVSRLDQGVGLVLQELRDAGFENETLVIYSSDNGVPFPNGRTNLYGSGVAEPMLVSSPEHRQRWGQSSQAYVSLLDITPTILDWFSVPYPSYRLSGRSPVQLTGRSLLPALSSEPSWNTAFSSQNLHEATMYYPMRSVHQGRYRLLHNLHYRMPFPIDQDLYVSPTFQDLLNRTQAQRPTGWFKTLREYYYRERWELFDTLSDPREEKNLALDSAYSAILEGLREQLLKWQWLTEDPWVCEPDAVLEAKLEPQCRPLYNDL